Below is a genomic region from Candidatus Neomarinimicrobiota bacterium.
GGGGCCGCACCTGCACAGGGCCGGGCCCATGGACGGCATTGTGGTTGCTGAAATAGAACACGGGGAACTGGTCGAACTCGGGGATCATGTCCAGCCCACGGTTGCGGCGCGCCGTCTCAACGTGTTGGCGAAAGGCGTAGGCGTCCCGCATGGAGGGCGGGTGCGGCACCGGCGCCAGCAATTTCACCGCAGACAGGGGCTGAGCATAGGTTGCGCCCGGATCAACTTGCGACAACACTTCCCGGGCCAAGTCCATGCCTGTCCCCTCAAGGGCCAGGAACGCGAGCATGTCTCCCGGCAGGGTCGTCCCGTGGTCCGCCGCTGCCAGAGCCAAGTCTACTACCGCGCCATCGTGCAGCGCTCCCAACCGGGGCTGCCCAGCCTGCTCAAAGGTGATCAGCTTCACCGGCTAGACCCCCGGGCCTGCCCGCAACAGCTCCATCAACCCAGCCAAGACAGCGGGTAGTCCGGGTCATCCACCTCCAGCGCTGCCGGGGCCAGCTCCAGGGGTGCGAACGTGTCAACCATGACTGCCAGTTCGCTGGTTTCCCGCTTGCCGATGGAGCCCTCGTACATCCCCGGCTGTGGCCCGTGGGGCAGTCCCGCCGGATGCAGGGTGATGGATTCCTCCTCGATCCCCTTGCGGCTCATGAACTCCCCCCGGCTGTAGAAGATAATCTCGTCCGACTCCACGTTGCTGTGGTAATAGGGAGCCGGGATCGCATCGGGATGGTAGTCGAACAGTCGCGGCACGAACGAGCAGATCACCAGCCCGGCGGCCTGAAATGTCTGGTGCACCGGCGGCGGCTGGTGGATGCGACCGGTGATGGGCTCGAAATCGCCGATGTTGAATGCCCACGGATAGTTGAGCCCGTCCCAGCCCACCACATCAAAGGGGTGCTGCGCATAGATGTATTCCTGAGTGCCTCCGGTGAGCGCCACCAGCACCGGGAACTCGCCCTCTTCATCGATGGCTGGAACGAATTCCGGCGTCCGTATGTCGCGCTCGCAGTAGGGCGAGGTCTCCAGCAGCTGCCCGTGCTTGTTGCGGTAACGGTCGGGTGTCTCCACCGGCCCGCGGCTCTCCAGCACCAGAAATCGGGTGGGCTGCTCCACCTGCAGCTGCCAGATGATCCCCCGCGGAATCACCAGGTAGTCCCCCTCGTCGTAGTCGAGCCGCCCCAGATTGGTGTGCAGCGTGCCGCGCCCGGTATGGACGAACAGGAGCTCGTCACCGTGGCCGTTGCGGTAAAAGGTGGTCATGCTCTGATCCACATGGGCCTTGTAGATGGCGACGTCGGCGTTGAACATGAGGAGCCTCCGGCTGGAAATCGCATCCCCGGAGCTGGTCACGTTGGCGGTGCGCAGATGACGGTGGCGGTGGGTCTCGGCCGCCGCCTCACGCGCTACGGCCTGGAATTCCCCCACCGCGGTCATGCGGCTGGCCATATGCAGGTGGTAGAGGTTGCTGTAGACGCCGGAAAACCCCTGGCGGCTGACAAGCTCCTCGTAGCGCAAGGCGCCGTCAGCCCCACGGAACTGGGTGTGCCGTTTTGGGGGTATCTCGCCGCGCTGGATATAGTAGGCCATTAGTGCGTTCTTCCCCTGGGGCAGACCACTATTACTGAAGGCCTATAGATTTCCCCGCCTTTCCTGCTCCCGCTCAAGGGCCTTAAACAGCGCTTTGAAATTCCCCTTGCCGAACGAGCGGCTGCCCTTGCGCTGAATGACCTCAAAGAAAAACGTCGGCCTGCCTTGCACCGGCATGGTGAACAGCTGCAGCAGGTAGCCGTCATCGTCCCGGTCCACCATGATGCGCAGCTTCCGCAAAGTCTCCAGGTCTTCCTCTAGCACGCCCACCCGGTCCGGCAGCTCTTCGTAGTAGGATTCGGGCACCTCCAGAAAGTCCACGCCGTTGGCCCTCAGCCGGGTAATGGTGGCGATGATATCACCCGTGAGCATGGCCACATGCTGGACGCCGGCGTCAATGTTGAAGTCGATAAATTCCTGAATCTGGCTCTTCTTGAGCCCCTCCGCCGGTTCGTTCACCGGCATCTTGACCAACTCATTATCATTGGCCACCACGATGGAGCGCAACGCGCTGAACTCGGTGCGTATGTCCTTGTCGTCCACGGTCCAGAAGCGGTGCATGCCCAACGCGTCCTGATAGAACTCCACCAGCGGCTCCATCCGTCCGTCCGGCATGTTGTGCACCACGTGGTCGACTACCTTCAGTCCCACGTCGCCGGAGGAAAGATCCGGTCCTGGATAGTCGCCATACCCCGGCAGGAACGCACCGGCATAACCATCCGCCTGCACGAAAGTGTGCCGCACGTTGTCGTAGGCCTGGATAGTGGCGGTGACCACCTGGCCGTGCGCGTCAGACTGTCTCTGGGGTCCGGCGACGGATACGGCGCCGCCCGCCACCGCCGAGGCGTGGGCGGCTTCAGCGTTGTCGGTGCCGAAGGCTACGTCGCTGATGCCATCACCGTGGCGGTTCAGAAAATCGTTGATCTCGCCGTCCGGGCCCAGCGGCGCGGTGAGCACCAGGCGAATCTTGTTCTGCCCCAGCACCACGCTGGTCCGGTCCCGCTCCCCGGTCTCCAGCCCCTGATAGGCCACCACCTTGAAGCCCCAGGCACGCTGGTAGTAATACGCCGCCTGCAGAACGTTACCCACCAGGTATTGGATGTGGTGCACGCCGGTGAGTTTGTAGGGCTCAGCCATTGATGGTTGCCATGACCTCCTGAAGTTGGGTGCTAAAGTATTCATTTTCCTCGGGCAAACCAATCGTCACCCGTATCAGCATCGGCCAGCCGAAGGAGGCCAGGTGCCGCACGATGATCCCCCTGTGCAGCAGGGCCTCCGTCAGCCGGGCCGCCACAGCCTCAGCGGGCAGTCTAAGGGCGAAAAAATTCGTCGCCGAGGCAATGGGCGATAGCCCATGACGCTCCAGCACCGGCAGCAGCTGGGCCATGCCGTCCCGGTTCGTCTGCAGCGTCCGCTCCAGATGGGTGCCGTCGCCCAGTGCGCCGATGGCCGCAGCCTGCGCCGGGCGTGACGGTTCGAACGGCAGTTTTACCTTCATGAGGTTGCTGATTAGTTCGTCGTGGGCAAAGCCGTAGCCAACCCGCAGGCCCGCCAGCCCGTAGGCCTTGGAGAACGTGCGTAGCGTGATCACATTGTCGTAGCGGTAATGCAGGGAATCAGGATAGTCGGGCCGGTCCCGGGCATACTCGAAGTAGGCCTCGTCCAGGATCACCAACACCCGCTCCGGCACTTTCAGCATGAAGGCGTCGAACTCGTCCACCGTAAAGTAGGTGCCCGTGGGGTTGTCGGGATTGGCCAGGTAGACCACCTTGGTATAGTCATTGATGGCGTCAGCCAGCCGGGGCAGGTCATAGCGATAGTTATTCATGGGCACCCAGTGGGTGGTCCGGCCACTGGCGTTGGCCAGCACACGGAAGCCGATGAAAGTGCCCTCGGCGGAGATCAACTGATCGTCGTCCAGCAGAAACGTGCGCATGATGGCCGACATGATCCCCTCGCTGCCGGCGCCGGTGACGATATTCTCCATCCGCACCTGGAAGTGTTTTGCCAAGGCCGAACGCAGCGCGTGGGAGGCGGGGTCGGGGTAACGGTGGCCGTCTCGCAGGGCCTGCTGGCCTGCCTCCAGCGCTTTGGGCGAGGGACCCAGCGGGCTCTCGTTGGAGGCCAACTTCACAATGCGCTCGAGCCCCAGTTCCCGGGCCAGCTCCTCCGCCGGTTTGCCGGCCTGGTACGGGGACAGGCTCTGAATGTAGGGTGGCACCAGTGGCATGACTTCAGGTCCCCGTCACGCCGGCCGACTGTCCGCCGTCTCAGGGCGCAAAGCATGCGCCTGCTCAGCCATCCGAAGCATGGCTACCTGAATGCTCGATACATGGGTGAGTTTACTAAATTCTGGCCGCCCAATTGATCTGTGTGATGGTCAGTTCTACATCCAATATCGCCATGCCCGTGCCCTGGGATCTGCTGCCGGCCACTTTTGTGGACCGTCCCAACCGCTTCCTGACCCATATCAGGGTAGACGACCAGGTTCACCCGGCCCACCTGCCCGATCCGGGACGGTTGGCCGAGCTCCTGCTGCCCGGTGTGGCGCTCCGGGTGCAGTACCATAAGAAGTGGGAGACTATTCGCCCGGCACGCAAAACCGCCTATACCGTCCACCTGGTGCGGCGCCCCGATGATGGCGGTTGGGTCAGCGTCAACACCCTGCTGCCCAACAGGTTTGTGGCCTTCCTGCTTGAGGAGCGCCGCTTGCCCTTCCTGGCGGACTGGTCACTGGCTGGGCGGGAGGTGACCGAAGGACACAGCCGCTTCGACTTTCAACTGCGGCGGGGGGCCGACTCGCTGTTTCTGGAGGTCAAGTCTGTTACCTTTGTAGAGCAGGGCGTCGCCCAATTCCCGGATGCGGTGACCGCCCGAGGCGCCCGTCATGCCCGCCACCTGGCTCAACTGGCCCGTGAAGGCCAGGCAACCATGATCCTGTTTGTCATCCAGCGCGATGACGCCCACAGTTTCAGGCCCATGTGGCAGCGAGACCCAAAACTGGGCCACGCACTGGTGGAGGCCCACAGCGCCGGTGTTGCCATCCACGCCATCAAATTGGCCGTATCGCCGGAGTCTTGCACCTATCTGGGCGACGTATCGGTTGACCTCTCCATACCGGGTGGCGTCTAAGCCCCCGACCTTTTTAACGCACGGTCCAGATCGTCCAAAATATCGTCCACATCCTCCAGACCCACCGATAGCCGCACAAGCCCATCGGTGATACCATGCTTGATCCGTTCCTCGGCCGGCACCATGGAATGGGTCATGGAAGCGGGGTGCGAGATCAGCGTATCCACGGTGCCCAGACTGACCGCCAAACTACATAGCCGCACCGCGTCCATAAGCGCCGCCCCGGCCTGCAAGCCACCCTGAAGCTCGAACGCAATCATTCCGCCAAAGCCCTTCATCTGCTTCCGGGCCAGCCCGTGATACGGGTCCGATTCCAGGCCGGGGTAGCGCACTGCGGAAACCTCATGACGGGCCTCCAGCCACCGGGCCACGGCCAACGCATTGGAGCAGTGTCGTTCCATGCGCAGGGCCAGGGTCTTCAACCCCTGATTGAGAATCCAAGCGTCGAAGGGGCTGGCGTTGCCTCCCCGGAGCTTGCGGTGGTGCCACAGGTCGCCGCTGATAAACTCGCCGTGGGGCGAGACCACCATACCTCCGATAATGGTGCCGTGGCCATTCAAGTATTTCGTCGTACTGTGGACCACAAAATCGACGCCCAGCGCCAGGGGCTGTTGGAGGATGGGCGTGGCAAACGTATTGTCGGCCACCAGTTTGAGGCCATGGGCATGGGCCACCTCCGCCACCATGGCAATATCGCGCAGATCCAGGGCCGGGTTGGTAGGGGTCTCAATATACACCAGGCCCGGACGCCCGCCTGATGCCCCCGCCGCTGCCAGCCCCCTGATGTCCGCATCCAGCTGTTCAGCCGACTGCATGGGCACCCACCGCACGTCAACGCCCATTTGCGGCAGCAGGGTCTGGAACAGTTCGGTGGTACCGCCGTACAGGCCACCGTGGGTGATGACCACGTCTCCGGGCCGCAAAAGGGCGTACAGCACCGAGCTGATGGCCGCCATGCCGGACGAGAAGGCCATGCCCGCTACGCTCACCGGCTCGCCGTCCCCGGACCGCGTGCGCAGGTCCATAGCTTCCAAGGCGGCCACTTTCCGTTCAACAACCTCAATGGTGGGATTATGCCATCGGCTGTAGATGTAGCCTTTCGCCTCACCGGCGAACTGCCGCCGTCCCTCCTCCGCCGAGGCAAAACCGAACGCAGAAGTTTGGTAAATGGGGGCCACGTGAGCGCGGGCCACATCGTCGTTCCCCTCCCCTGCGTGGATGGCGTGTGAACTGGGACCGTAAGAGACCGGCAGCTGTATCATGATGCTCCGCTAAGGTTGGATGATTGACCAGGGTTGACGAACAGTCCAAAATAGTGCCGTCTCAAGGCGGTTGGGGAATATTATCTTGCCCGCCAGCGAACAGCTCTGCGCGCTGTCCGCCGGCCGCTGGATTAGTCTTGGCGGCGTGCGGCTTCAGGCCCCAACTTCGCGACTGCCATGCCCGGCTTGCCCATGCGCCTCACGTTCGCCCTGGGGACCGCTGCCGCCGCCAGCTTCTTCCCGGGCTGCGCCGCCGAGGGGCGTCCCACCGGCGGTCCCGTTGATACCCAGGGCCCCCGCGTGGTGCGGGTCGAGCCGCCCAGCGGCACCCAGCAACTCGACGCACTGCAAGTCATTACCATCACCCTTGACGAGTTGGTGGACCCCCTGTCGGTTCCCGGCGCCGTAAAATTCGCTCCGGACATCAGTTTCTCATCACTCGCTCGGGGCCGGCGGCTCATCATCAGACCCGACGAACCCTACCAACCAGGCAGGGTCTATGTACTCACTCTGCAACGAAAATTGCGCGACTACCAGCGCAATTCCATCCCCCGCGCCTACCAGTTCGTATTCAGTACCGGCGGTGCGATACCTTCCGGCCTGATCCGCGGTGAGGTAGCCGGGGCCGATCCCGACCGGCCTATGGAGGTGGGACTGTTCAGATGGCATGGAATCGGGGCACCTCCTGACAGCTCGAATCCGGACGCGGATCGCCATAAGTTTGTGCTGGTTCAGAGCCTCGGGGTCGCTGTTGATGGCAGCTTCGCCTTCGCCTATCTGCCGGATGGCAACTATCGCCTGGCCGCCGTGGAGGGGGGGCTGGGAGATTTCCCCGCCGGTCTGCACTATCGCCCCTATGCTTTGCCTCCTTTCGACTCACTGCTGGTCCGGGGCGACACCCTCTCCGTTGCCATGCGCCGGTCAAATCCGCTGGCGCTGCCCCAGATCGCTGCGGCCGATTGGGTGAGCGACTCCTACCTGCAGCTCACTTTTGATGTCCCCTTCGGCGACGCCCATCCGCCGGCCTCAGTCTTTGCCACTCACAAGCCCGGCCTGTACGGCTATCTGCTGCCGGAAGCACCCTCTGGAGACTCTGTCACGATCGATTTGGGCGCGGGCACGACGCTGTTGGGCGAGGCCTATGCTCTGGCTCCCCTTGCCGTCCCCACGCAGGAGCTGCCCGACACCTTACCGCCCACACTGACTGTTCCGGGCAACACCCTCCGGCTCCAACCCATCGCTGACAGCGAAAACCCACGTTTTGGGACGGCGCGAGGGCGGTTGACGTTTTCCGAACCGGTGCGTTTAGGGTCAGGCTTCAAGGTCCACGTAACGGGCGCTGACAGTCTGGCGCGGCAGGGCATCGAGGTGGCCCTCAACCGCGTGTCCCCCCTTACGCTGACGTTGGACGTCCCCCAGCCGGAGCGCTACAACCGCGTCACCATCCCGGGCCACCAAATCTCGGATGCGGCCGGCAACACCATGGCCGATTCCCTCCTGGCCATTGCGCTGGAATTTGTGCCGCC
It encodes:
- a CDS encoding aminotransferase class I/II-fold pyridoxal phosphate-dependent enzyme — its product is MIQLPVSYGPSSHAIHAGEGNDDVARAHVAPIYQTSAFGFASAEEGRRQFAGEAKGYIYSRWHNPTIEVVERKVAALEAMDLRTRSGDGEPVSVAGMAFSSGMAAISSVLYALLRPGDVVITHGGLYGGTTELFQTLLPQMGVDVRWVPMQSAEQLDADIRGLAAAGASGGRPGLVYIETPTNPALDLRDIAMVAEVAHAHGLKLVADNTFATPILQQPLALGVDFVVHSTTKYLNGHGTIIGGMVVSPHGEFISGDLWHHRKLRGGNASPFDAWILNQGLKTLALRMERHCSNALAVARWLEARHEVSAVRYPGLESDPYHGLARKQMKGFGGMIAFELQGGLQAGAALMDAVRLCSLAVSLGTVDTLISHPASMTHSMVPAEERIKHGITDGLVRLSVGLEDVDDILDDLDRALKRSGA
- a CDS encoding homogentisate 1,2-dioxygenase translates to MAYYIQRGEIPPKRHTQFRGADGALRYEELVSRQGFSGVYSNLYHLHMASRMTAVGEFQAVAREAAAETHRHRHLRTANVTSSGDAISSRRLLMFNADVAIYKAHVDQSMTTFYRNGHGDELLFVHTGRGTLHTNLGRLDYDEGDYLVIPRGIIWQLQVEQPTRFLVLESRGPVETPDRYRNKHGQLLETSPYCERDIRTPEFVPAIDEEGEFPVLVALTGGTQEYIYAQHPFDVVGWDGLNYPWAFNIGDFEPITGRIHQPPPVHQTFQAAGLVICSFVPRLFDYHPDAIPAPYYHSNVESDEIIFYSRGEFMSRKGIEEESITLHPAGLPHGPQPGMYEGSIGKRETSELAVMVDTFAPLELAPAALEVDDPDYPLSWLG
- a CDS encoding Ig-like domain-containing protein → MPGLPMRLTFALGTAAAASFFPGCAAEGRPTGGPVDTQGPRVVRVEPPSGTQQLDALQVITITLDELVDPLSVPGAVKFAPDISFSSLARGRRLIIRPDEPYQPGRVYVLTLQRKLRDYQRNSIPRAYQFVFSTGGAIPSGLIRGEVAGADPDRPMEVGLFRWHGIGAPPDSSNPDADRHKFVLVQSLGVAVDGSFAFAYLPDGNYRLAAVEGGLGDFPAGLHYRPYALPPFDSLLVRGDTLSVAMRRSNPLALPQIAAADWVSDSYLQLTFDVPFGDAHPPASVFATHKPGLYGYLLPEAPSGDSVTIDLGAGTTLLGEAYALAPLAVPTQELPDTLPPTLTVPGNTLRLQPIADSENPRFGTARGRLTFSEPVRLGSGFKVHVTGADSLARQGIEVALNRVSPLTLTLDVPQPERYNRVTIPGHQISDAAGNTMADSLLAIALEFVPPASTGSILGSIAGRGGTGGVVVEVLEAQTGRRVGHTVTHLGRYRIDHVPPGFYTLFGHELIGEQPLPYYSGRWTPYHRSARFGFHSQVVEVRPRWEVDGIDINLKARILVLPLQGHALRKD
- a CDS encoding histidinol-phosphate transaminase; translated protein: MPLVPPYIQSLSPYQAGKPAEELARELGLERIVKLASNESPLGPSPKALEAGQQALRDGHRYPDPASHALRSALAKHFQVRMENIVTGAGSEGIMSAIMRTFLLDDDQLISAEGTFIGFRVLANASGRTTHWVPMNNYRYDLPRLADAINDYTKVVYLANPDNPTGTYFTVDEFDAFMLKVPERVLVILDEAYFEYARDRPDYPDSLHYRYDNVITLRTFSKAYGLAGLRVGYGFAHDELISNLMKVKLPFEPSRPAQAAAIGALGDGTHLERTLQTNRDGMAQLLPVLERHGLSPIASATNFFALRLPAEAVAARLTEALLHRGIIVRHLASFGWPMLIRVTIGLPEENEYFSTQLQEVMATING
- the hppD gene encoding 4-hydroxyphenylpyruvate dioxygenase; this encodes MAEPYKLTGVHHIQYLVGNVLQAAYYYQRAWGFKVVAYQGLETGERDRTSVVLGQNKIRLVLTAPLGPDGEINDFLNRHGDGISDVAFGTDNAEAAHASAVAGGAVSVAGPQRQSDAHGQVVTATIQAYDNVRHTFVQADGYAGAFLPGYGDYPGPDLSSGDVGLKVVDHVVHNMPDGRMEPLVEFYQDALGMHRFWTVDDKDIRTEFSALRSIVVANDNELVKMPVNEPAEGLKKSQIQEFIDFNIDAGVQHVAMLTGDIIATITRLRANGVDFLEVPESYYEELPDRVGVLEEDLETLRKLRIMVDRDDDGYLLQLFTMPVQGRPTFFFEVIQRKGSRSFGKGNFKALFKALEREQERRGNL
- the sfsA gene encoding DNA/RNA nuclease SfsA, encoding MPVPWDLLPATFVDRPNRFLTHIRVDDQVHPAHLPDPGRLAELLLPGVALRVQYHKKWETIRPARKTAYTVHLVRRPDDGGWVSVNTLLPNRFVAFLLEERRLPFLADWSLAGREVTEGHSRFDFQLRRGADSLFLEVKSVTFVEQGVAQFPDAVTARGARHARHLAQLAREGQATMILFVIQRDDAHSFRPMWQRDPKLGHALVEAHSAGVAIHAIKLAVSPESCTYLGDVSVDLSIPGGV